A window of Primulina tabacum isolate GXHZ01 chromosome 4, ASM2559414v2, whole genome shotgun sequence contains these coding sequences:
- the LOC142543159 gene encoding peptidyl-prolyl cis-trans isomerase CYP71-like → MEAARKDNGNSTTVPSTAVAEDVEEPIVGPGPAPRARPKRPLQFEQAYLDSLPSANMYEKSYMHRDVVTHVAVSAGDFFVSGSADGHLKFWKKKAIGIEFAKHFRSHLGAIEGLAVSIDGALCCTISNDRSVKIYDVFNYDMMAMISLPFVPGCAEWVYKQGDVKAKLAVSDRNSSFTYIFDARSGSNEPISSKEIHLGPVQVMKYNHEYDIVISADDKGIIEYWSPGSLCFPENGVTFKLKSDTSLFEILKCKTTVSSIEVSPDGKQFSITSPDRRIRVFWFRTGKLRCVYDESLEVAQDLQRSDLPRYRLEAIDFGRRMAVEKEIEKTENVSQPNAVFDDSSNFLIYATLLGIKVVNLHTNKVARILGKVENNDRFLRIALYQGDRSNKKVRKIPAVAANANESKEPLVDPTLLCCAFKKHRIYLFSRREPEEAEDASKGRDVFNEKPPADELLAVSDIGKSVTTSLPDNVILHTTMGDIHLRLYPEECPKTVENFTTHCRNGYYDNLIFHRVIKGFMIQTGDPLGDGTGGQSIWGREFEDEFHKSLRHDRPFTLSMANAGPGTNGSQFFITTVATPWLDNKHTVFGRVVKGMDVVQVMEKVKTDKADKPYQDVKILNVTIPKL, encoded by the exons ATGGAGGCAGCTCGGAAAGACAACGGGAATTCGACCACCGTACCTTCCACGGCGGTGGCGGAGGACGTGGAAGAGCCCATAGTTGGGCCCGGTCCAGCCCCTCGAGCCCGGCCTAAACGCCCTCTCCAGTTTGAGCAAGCCTATCTCGACTCTCTTCCCTCCGCCAACAT GTATGAGAAAAGTTACATGCATCGCGATGTGGTGACGCATGTAGCGGTGTCAGCGGGCGATTTTTTCGTATCTGGGAGTGCGGATG GACACTTgaagttttggaagaaaaaGGCTATCGGCATAGAGTTCGCAAAACATTTTAGATCTCATCTTGGCGCAATTGAAGGTCTGGCG GTAAGTATAGATGGCGCGCTTTGCTGCACCATTTCTAATGATCGGTCAGTGAAAATATATGATGTATTTAACTATGATATGATGGCTATGATAAGTCTCCCATTTGTACCTGGTTGTGCTGAATGGGTTTACAAGCAAGGGGATGTAAAAGCCAAACTAGCTGTTAGTGATCGCAACTCTTCCTTCACCTACATTTTTGATGCTCGATCAGGTTCAAATGAACCTATATCATCTAAAGAG ATACACTTGGGCCCAGTTCAAGTTATGAAGTACAACCACGAGTATGATATCGTGATATCAGCAGATGACAAAGGAATCATTGAGTACTGGAGTCCTGGCTCTCTTTGTTTCCCAGAAAATGG AGTGACCTTTAAACTTAAAAGTGATACAAGCCTTTTCGAAATCTTGAAATGCAAGACCACTGTTTCTTCAATTGAG GTCAGTCCAGATGGTAAACAATTTTCAATCACATCACCCGATCGTAGAATACGTGTATTTTGGTTTAGAACTGGCAAATTGAGGTGTGTTTATGACGAATCCCTTGAG GTTGCCCAAGATCTACAGAGGAGTGACCTTCCTCGATATAGGCTTGAAGCTATTGATTTTGGACGAAGAATGGCTGTAGAAAAAGAAATTGAGAAAACTGAAAATGTTTCCCAACCTAATGCTGTGTTTGATGATAGCTCCAACTTCCTTATATACGCCACCCTGCTTGGGATAAAA GTTGTAAATCTACATACCAACAAAGTTGCTCGGATCCTTGGAAAAGTAGAGAACAATGATAGATTCTTAAGAATTGCTTTGTATCAAGGCGATCGAAGTAATAAAAAAGTACGAAAAATTCCTGCTGTTGCCGCAAATGCCAATGAAAGCAAAGAACCTCTGGTAGATCCTACTCTATTGTGCTGTGCTTTTAAAAAGCATAGAATTTACTTATTCAG TCGGAGAGAACCTGAGGAAGCTGAAGACGCATCTAAGGGCAGAGACGTGTTTAATGAAAAACCACCTGCTGATGAACTCTTGGCTGTATCAGATATTGGAAAATCTGTGACAACGTCCCTCCCAGATAATGTG ATCTTGCATACAACCATGGGTGATATTCATTTGAGGCTATATCCTGAAGAATGCCCAAAAACAGTGGAGAATTTTACCACACACTGCCGGAATGGCTATTATGACAATCTGATCTTTCACCGGGTCATTAAAGGATTTATGATACAGACAGGAGACCCATTGGGAGATGGCACTGGTGGACAATCTATTTGGGGAAGGGAATTTGAAGATGAATTTCATAAGAG TTTGCGGCATGATAGGCCGTTCACACTTTCGATGGCTAATGCCGGTCCTGGGACCAATGGGTCACAATTCTTCATTACAACAGTTGCCACTCCATGGCTGGACAATAAGCACACTGTTTTTGGTAGAGTTGTCAAAGGAATGGATGTTGTACAG GTAATGGAGAAAGTGAAAACAGACAAGGCAGACAAGCCATACCAAGATGTGAAAATCTTAAATGTGACTATTCCAAAGCTGTAG